The proteins below are encoded in one region of Paeniglutamicibacter cryotolerans:
- a CDS encoding ABC transporter permease produces MNKHFFGDTAVLLGRSLRHIMRSMDTIITTTVMPICFMLLFVYVFGGAITAGSGNYVDYLLPGILLITIASGISYTAYRLFLDLKSGIFERFASMPIARSSVLWAHVMTSLVANLVSLIVVVLVALLMGFRSAAGVSAWFAVAGILALFTLALTWLAVIAGLTAKTVDGASAFSYPLIFLPFISSAFVPTDTMPGPVRAFAENQPVTSIVNTIRDLLTAQPLGTGIWVALGWCLGLLLAAYAVAMLAYRRRIA; encoded by the coding sequence ATGAACAAGCACTTCTTCGGCGACACGGCCGTCCTGCTGGGACGCTCCCTGCGCCACATCATGCGCAGCATGGACACCATCATCACCACCACCGTCATGCCGATCTGCTTCATGCTGCTGTTCGTCTACGTCTTCGGCGGGGCCATCACCGCGGGGTCCGGCAACTACGTGGACTACCTGCTGCCCGGCATCCTGCTGATCACCATCGCCTCGGGCATCTCCTACACCGCCTACCGGCTCTTCCTGGACCTGAAAAGCGGCATCTTCGAACGGTTCGCGTCGATGCCCATAGCGCGCTCCTCAGTGCTGTGGGCGCACGTGATGACATCGCTGGTAGCCAACCTGGTCTCGCTGATCGTCGTGGTGCTCGTGGCACTGCTCATGGGATTCCGCTCGGCGGCCGGGGTATCGGCATGGTTCGCCGTGGCCGGGATCCTGGCCCTGTTCACGTTGGCGCTGACCTGGCTGGCGGTCATCGCCGGGCTCACGGCGAAGACGGTGGACGGTGCCAGCGCGTTCTCCTACCCGCTGATCTTCCTGCCGTTCATCAGCTCCGCGTTTGTCCCCACCGACACCATGCCGGGCCCGGTCCGGGCCTTCGCCGAGAACCAGCCGGTCACCTCGATCGTGAACACGATCAGGGACCTGCTCACGGCGCAGCCCCTCGGCACGGGCATCTGGGTAGCGCTCGGCTGGTGCCTGGGCCTGCTGCTCGCCGCATACGCCGTTGCCATGCTCGCCTACCGCCGCAGGATCGCGTAG